The Gossypium hirsutum isolate 1008001.06 chromosome A13, Gossypium_hirsutum_v2.1, whole genome shotgun sequence nucleotide sequence CATTTAGATATACTATTAAACTGAcagttcataaaagatttaacttgtgcCTAATGGTTGTTATTATAACCTTTTATGACttactatatagtaaagtttatattaaaatccttgaaggatttagaatgccagaagcatattgaaattctcaagaaattatttatttatatgaattgaaataatttgaacatatatggtaaatttgacttagtgaatagcagttgaaggaggattataaaatgatccaaaatacctatttttgtttttataaaagaatcatgattaaaatttgctatgattattgttaaaactcctgaagagatcaaaatatatttcccccaatttttccctcactcatgactttcaaaagaatggtgatataaatgcttagcaaatataTTCAAGTAATCATTTGAAAAGTTAGTATTTAAGATtaaatacgtagaatatgagatattatgtgatgttttcatgagggggagtaaatatgcgatgtactcttttttccttaaccaaggttttgtcccattgggttttcttgataaaggtttttaacgaggcaaTTTGTAATAGAAGattatgtactctttttccttcattaagttttttttccccatagggtttttcctaataaggttttaaggaggcatattatctaccaatggacatccaagagGGGTGTTATGAATAtgctattaagtggatgtccattaagatcaagataaattttgatgtactttaaattctaatagtcattagaagtagatctctattttaaattgatttattatgAATACGCTCTCTCTTTGCTctccaattttcttttttcttttattttataacaaaaattatttgttatattgttAGTAGAGTTTTTAGACTCTACTAATAGGTTTAGGGGTTGATATATGTTCTATAGAGGTAtagtgaaatattttaaaaaaaaagacatgtCAATTTTATAAGACTGTttgtgaaataataataataataaaacattgtcAGTCTACTAAATACTAACCTTATATTGTTAGGGGAGTTTTTTAACTCCATAAGTAAGGTTTGGTACATGACACgtgtcttttttaatttttttaatgtttacttgGGACATATAGTAGCATGtgaagtttttttcttttttttttttggtacaattttgattcgaGCCCAAATTATTTCTCGAGATGAACATCCGACCAATAGGCAACAACTTGGGGTTCACTTGTGAAGTTTTTTAACTTCAAATGGCAAGACACCAAATAATTTTCGTTTATATATAAGGAAAATATTTGATACACTGTTAGCAAAGTCTCTACATGCAGAATTAAAAAGTTGACAAATATCCTAtagaatatagtaaaatattaaaaaataaatatctaaaaaaataaacacatgttaattttttaaaaaattgtttgtgaaaaaaatttaTACCGTGAGTGTATTAATTACTCACTCttgtatattgtttatttttcttttttcactttttaatattaattcatgttttaacataaatataaatttagtaattatttaacataaatataattttacgaCTACATTAACTAAATAGTTTAATCCTAATTTCGAACATTAaccctttaattttaaaaacattaatttaatttaaaacttcattaattcttttttaagaaaaagtttaTTAATTCTTTAACCAAATGTTGAAAATTCGAATAATAGACTTGTAGCAAATGGTAAATCAATGTAGAAGTtcgagaatgaaaaaaaaaacacaatgaaTTAGCATGCTGGTAAATCACCAGAAATTCAGGAAGTAATGAAAAAGCCTTAGATTTGCCAGAAATAGCGAACTCTTCTCAAGGGTAACAATTTGGCAGGAAGGGAAGGAATGCTCATTGTAGAAAGAGCATGCATGTCTACTTTATTATAAGAATCATTCCTCTAAAGGCTGCAAAATGGAATGGGAATTTTGTAAACCCATTTACGAAGCCGTAGATTCCTTCAAATAAGCAATGAGATCAGCACGTTCCTGTGGCTTCTTCAATCCAGGGAAAACCATTTTTGTTCCAGGGATGTACTGCACACAAAAATTTTGCCCATGTCAGTGATATATATTATTAGTAGCTGAATATAACCATGCttaaaaaatctatttaacaCAAAAGTCAATTTCTCAAGTGAACCCAAAACTTTTTCATAATCCCAAAAAAGGGAAGTGCTTGATGATGAGTAACAACAGGCTTgcccaaatatatgaaaaaaataaattttaaaaatggagtATACTACTATAGGATTCTCATCCATAGGTTTTCAATGTCAGTAATTCAAACTAGGCTATTACTTCACTCATCTATAACAAAGCAAGAATCAAATCGCACTCCTCCATCAAAAGTTAGACAGAATCCGGGTAATATATATGATAGAATAAAAAAGAGATTTGAAAGAAGTGAGTACAGCAATACCTTCTTGGGGTTGAGAAGGTAGTCATACAAAGTATTCTCCCCCCAAATGACAGCCATGCTCTTGTTTGCAGCGGAGTATGAATAACCAGGAGCGGTACCCGACTGCCTTCCGAACAGACCGTTCAGATTGGGTCCTGCCACATATTTAAGTAATCCAAATTTGGATGGCATCTCAATgataatgaaaatgaaagaaaagaggaggCATGGGCAACCTTGTTTGTGACCGGCAGCTTTTTCGACGGTGTGGCACTGAGCACACTTGGTCTTGAAAATCTTCTCGCCGGACTTTGAGTCACCAGGCGGTGCTTGAGCAAAGGATGCCATCTTCGCTTCGTTTTTAGGTTACGTTGTTTGTTTCAGCAAACCTCAAAAGTGGTTATTTTGAGAATGTAATAATATTTGAAAGAGTTGCGTAACAATGCCAATGCAAATGGCAACCCCAACAACCCTTCCTTTTCTATGTGGCGCATTAGTAGCCGTTCCTTTAGAGCACCCGTTCTTTACTTTATTCTTCCTAagaatatatctatttttttgttaattagttCATACCTCTCCCTACTCTTTCTAAATTTAGTTTCTCTAATTTTTTAGATTTGTAAATTcaagggtaaactattaaaataattatttttatttacctcaggttacattttaattatttatatttaaaatattacgttttaatcacttatgttataatattataacattttagtcattgagccattAGTTGTCCTTAACGGTATAACAGTTAGCTGACTTGtcacgttaaattatcatttcaaataaaaatttcaagtgaagttatacaattggtccccatattttttcattttgagtaatttattttcttttaacttttcttttgtttccttattttccattctcttctacttatttctttgttttcctcccttctccatttctttgacgtagtttttctatgtttttcatttgttaaaacctttttatgtttataaaaaaagaaaaggcgaaagcttaaaccaaaataaaacttgcTTCTCATATTCTCACCCCACAATTACAAACCCTCATCATCCATCACCGTTTTAACGAATCAATTTGGATCTCTCAGTAACCTAGTCCATAAGCTAGCCTCACTCGAAGACCTCTCTAGTCGTGACTTATGGCAATCCACCATCAACAAAGTTTCTTGAGCTCGTTCCCTCAACCTCCTGACCAACCTCCACGACCACCTTATCTATCTTACCTACAACATTTTGTCCTCTCAAAATTATATTGTTTCACGAATTCTAGAAACGAGCTCTACACTCTCAATGATTAAAGGGACCACAATACTAAATTTACCCTCAACTTTACCTAAACCAGTTTAGTTCCATGGTCATTTTCTCTCTTCGATTCATCCATTCTCGGCTTTCAATCAAGCTTGCTTGGGAATATCCAAaaaggtttagattaattttatcatttgcttAGTTTTATTCATCAGAAGACaatagaaaaggaaagaaataatttACACGATTCTATAAAAATTTGGAAacggaaaaaaattgttttgaatataaagaatTCAGTTTATGTTTATATTTGCTTAAGGATAtggttttttatattgattagttagatccaattttagtttcaaaattaggttatattcaaATCGAGATTTGATTAAGAATTATTGGTATTCTGTTTTGAGTTAAATTCAATTTAAGAATAATGTGAAAGAAACAAGGACTTGGTTTATTTCGTAGGTAAAGATTATGTTTCTACAATGAAAAAtgtgagaagagagaaaaataaagggaaaaaagaaaatgaaaaattaaattgttcaaaaaaataaaagtataagggctagttttaacaaatggaaaacatagaaaaactatgttaaaaaatggagaaatggaaactattttataattatcaaaatagtcacttttgtttgtctcatattacattttaatcacttatatttgaaCTGTTACATtgtagtcacttatgttatcgtgttgtaacattttagtcactgagccatcGATTATCGTTAATAGTGTAACAGTAAGCTGACGttgcatgttaaatcatcattttaaatgaaaatttaatgtttaattatacaattgatccctatatttttttcgttttgagtaatttaattttttcttttatttttttaacatttttttattttccattctcttctagtTCTCCCtatattttcctcccttctctatttcttttaacattatttttctatatttttcatttgttaaaactagtccctatacttttattttagtaTTGGGTATTTCCTGTACGTTctgtttaatctttcttttgattagtttttaatatgttttgagcTTAGGGTAACAATTTTGTATTGATCTTCaatgaaaacccaaaataaagattatttttttaatcttttttttgcTTATTATAGAGAATTGTGAATTGGGGTTTctgatattttacaattattgcTGAAGCTATACAAAGGATCTAAAAATGGATTATTATGGTGACTTTATAAAATTGCTTGGACCTGGTATTTCAATGAAGATTCTCATAAATTTGGTTAACCCTTCTAATCTCAATGAAGATTCTCATCAATGTTTTTGGTAGAATTTAGCTTGGTGTTCTATTATATATCGAAGAAGAATCGGTATTGATTAATTCAATAGGATCAATTTTATTCACCTTGCAATGATCGAAAATAATCTCTGGCTTTACACAAAGAGTATGTAATCAAAGATATTTGGCtttaacaaataaagaaataatagaaaaaaaattaaattgttcaaaaaaaacaaaagtgtagggattaattttaacaaatggaaaatatagacaaactacgttaaaagaaatggagaaaggaggaaaacagagggagaagcaaaagagaatgaaaaaaaagttaaaagaacataaaagaaaagaattaaattgctcaaaacgaattaaattgctcaaaacgaaaaaaattatagggaccaattgtataatttaacttaaaatgataatttaatgtgTCATGTCAACTTACCATTACACTGTTAACAAcaattaacgactcagtgactaaaatattacaacatgataatgtaagtgactacaCTACAGTAAATTaagcttttagcggcatttttagtggcATTTGGATAAAAAACACCGCAAATGTTGAACTTTCAACGACGATTATATTGAAAAATGACACAAATATATACCATTAGTGTCGCTAACCGAAAAACCCACAATAAGTCATTATATAGTGGTGTTTGTGGAAATAGCACCACAAACAGTACATATTTAACGGCGTTTTATACTACGTGCCGCAAAAGTACATCGAATGGGAGcagtattagtggcgtttttcccaTAAACATCGTAAAAGGTaaagcaatagtggcgtttttgcatAAATGCCGCAAAAGTTTAGAAATTATAATGGTGTTTTTCTCATAAACATCGCTAAAGGTAAAGCAATAGCGGCATTTTGCCCATAAACGCtgcaaatattttttaatttttatagaaatGGCTCCGTTTTGATAGTTGATCCCCAACCCTTATTCCCCTAAATAATTTTTCCCAATTCCCtaacttaaattttttctttCCCATCCGTCTGCTGCTAGTCGTCTGTTTGGTCATCCGTCTACTGCATTGCCTTCTACAGTGCATTTGCCATCGATCTTTGTCTCCTTCGTCGGCGCTGCTTCATCCATCGCAAAAGGATTTTCGATCATGGTAAAAGACAACCCTAAGTTTACTGAAAGTTAGAACTCACTTGAATTGTATCATTTTTCTCATTCATATTATCACCCTTTGgttgttgtttatttattttcttcttaatGAACACAACATGTTGGTCTATTACAGTATATTTTAACTTCGTATAGTGCTTGTTAAAGCataaagctatcttttgcatGTATATCCCATTCAATATATTGTTAATATTACATTGTTATTTGTTATGatcttgttttttttattatgtttcatCATGTTATCAATATTCATGAAACCTGCAGCTGGTGTCCTTGTGTTACTCAATTGAGTGGGTTCTGTTTAAAGTGATAAAAGGATTTGTTTCCTTTCTATCTGGAAAATAATTCTAGGATGCATTCTCCTACACTTGAATGCTATTCCAGTGCAATTGAAGCTCTTTTATCCAATCATTTCATAGATATTTCCAGTAATTTGCTTGGTTAACTCTCTTCATAAGTATTTTGTTGATAACTAGTGCAGTTTATAGTCTGGTTAAAATACTGTCATCCAAATGATTGTCAAGTGCAGCTTCTATTTTCAATCTTCAATATTCAATATGCATCATCAGACATAGTATCATACTAAAAATGTATTAGGCATGAAGGACGACAAAAAGGGGATCTTTAATAGCGCTACCAATtttctaaactcaaattttacTATTCCTTTTTACTTTGTTTATGGTTGGTAGAGAAAAAAATTGTTATGGAAGAGtgtaataatttttaaagtagCGAAGTTAGGCTCCTTCTGATTGATGTTGTAACAGTTGAATTTcggtgaaatcgaaacagtggtctcgggaccacaaatcctagctgaaaataaaaatttatttttattttatttcatggtccgtaatatgatagaaatgtcatgagaaaattttgaaaagaaaattttatcgattatgtgtttaattacgagaaggactaaatcgcataaaatgcaaaagtggattctagtagctaaaaggattaaatagctatggaattcaaaacttgaggtccttacatggtaattatactattaaagaaaatatgtagatattttggtacGACTCAtctatggaaaaataaaaaaggctaaggactaaattggaaagatgaaaagttattaaatgacaaagaaaacaatttcattaaatgaaaaagaaaacagtttcatatcatcttctccaaatatttccatggaaaccctaggagagaggaagaaagcttatcaagcttatttggatccggatagaccaaatttggaGCTAGAACTAGGAAAGGAGGAAAATGTCAAATTAGTAGAtttatgtacacgaacatttgtcgaggtaagttcgtgtaactaatttGTATATGTCTTTATGTTTGCATTTAATGTtctgtttgtgaattgtataaatttcataaatatgtgaaatgatcacatacTCATTATAGCCCGATAAATGAAAGTTTCAGATCAATAATAATGCccaataaatgataaatgataaaattgttacttatatgcttaatgttacttatatgcttgaaatgaatgtgggaTGTGTTTACTTGAATTATATCAATGTTTTGGATGTGTGAAATAATCACATCTTcgataatgcttgaaaaatgtttaaatcccggttgaataaaatggaaaatcgatggataaTGTAATTTCctaaaatgaatgaggtcctgcatttgttgctgacgggatttaactcgggtaatcctattgacctcatttatgaaagaatttagcctagacgggtaatcctgatattaGTCCTTTCCAGCATATGTTATATattagatttagcccggacgggtaatctagatcaagctctttagagcatatgtcataaaaaggatttagcctagactggtaatcctattatttatacatatatgtggcttgagagtgtactctctgatatagtaccttatgggtaccattggacatgaattgatGGATCCTGATTCGTACACCTTGAATGTATTACCTACATATCCATTGATATTccgaataaattcaacgggtgacCATTccagacatgagaagatatgaatgataaaatgagttattacacgtatctgTCTTAAATACGAGAAAATGATGATACTTGacaaatgatttatgaaaacatGAGATTATGATATTTATACATAGACTctatttgatgaatatatgttcattcttgattatgGGCTTGTACAACTTGGGTGTATTAATCGTGACCTTGATATTCTaagtaatatgagtaaagttctgatatgaaatgatctgaactcgaaatgaactattatgaaattatacttgaaataatgagatgaattatgcatgttgaatgaatacatgttgtggaaagcaaatgtgcttggaaacttgattgttgttgagcccatatatgttttgatgttattatggaatatatgactaacaagggcaatgagaatgtgtgtagggcttgaggtcaaattgattgattatgccttacatagttaccttaaaacagaatgaatggtaagttaagtaccatattatacgaacttactaagcattttatgcttacttagttttatttccctgttttagagtaaatcagaagctcgttggattggaagctcagcggagatcactcacactatccatcggcccatgtcgATACATGTAAATGATACTTGTAAtatagccattagaatggctagtaatgagttgtttttatatacttgtaatgtcaaactATGGCAGCTACATATaggttaagtagttgatcaaaatatgtttaacacaTGGATTGAACTAAGGTAAGATGTTAAATATGTATGCATGCAATGATATGTCATATTGAATGAAGAAAAttacttaatttgaatgcttggaatggttggatTGTACTTGGTATGTTATGGTGCAAGAAAATGGTgaatttgggtgacaaatgaggttaggaaatggctttattttatccacatgggcgtgtgtctagaccgtgtgtgacacaccgCTGAGTACTTGGGCGTGtagttaggtcgtgtgtcccctgcaccttaattttgagaaaaacagAATGCCCAGAACTGAtcatacaggcagagacacgggcgtgtgcctcatcCGTGCGAGAGACACGGCCTTGAACACatgcgtgtgtcttggccatgtgaaacctgcacctaatttcgaattgaattaattaatcacacagcctagcacataggcgtgtggcatggccgtgtgcacaagtcagagagttacatggtgtCGAACATGGCCTctagcatgggcgtgtcccttggaccacacgggcgtgtaagtcATGCACCCtaaaaaatttttgtaatttcgcgaaaaattcttagaggtcctgattaagtctcgactcgattctaatgcttgtattggacCTCGATGGTTcatttaagggacgttacgaATGATTTTGGAATTTGAATGGTAACTTGCATGATTTATCTGTAAATGTTTctgaaagtttcggtaatgctctgaaaccctattccaacgatggatacgggttatgggtgttataGATGCTTTTTCTATTTACTATtttctatataaatttaaaagcaaaagattgcatattttattttactttagattttatttttatacaagaaAAGTGATGACATGAACAACATTGTTCATACTTAATCATTCTTTTATCTCAAATTGTTTAAGAGTGGGAATTTCATTCTCGAAATAGTAGAATGTCTTGTTAGCAACAACAACTAAGAACATTTACTCTCAACAAAGAGAAGTTGGCTTTTGTTATTTGTCATGTGTGTTTCTTTTGAAGCTCcccttgtaacaacccattttcgagtcaaatcggaacagtgaatTTAGAACCAAAAAttcgaagtcaaaatatttattttattattttattaaagtttacagcatgataaaagtagtgtgtgaaagtttcataaagaaattttactgtttgaattcttaattcggtaaaaaggactaaatcgcgtaaagcgtaaaacttatgttctattagctaaaagtgtcaaataactatagaacattaaattaaaggtccttaagtggtaaataggccatttatgagttaatggatgataatggagtggcatttggtgtaattactaatgttttaaaggatattttggtaattagtTAATAAAGTTAAtgtttaataaaaacaaattaaaatcatcATCTTTTCACCATTTCTCCACCGAAAATTAGAAATAATGGCAGCCATGGGAGGAGCTTTTGGTTTGGCCAAACTTCAAATGCTCGATTAGGTACTGTtttagctccgtttttaatgatttctacgtttttgagatcgttgcaactctTACAAGCTAGCCCGTGTCttcgatttcaaaattgttaaagatttttatagtttccattgatgagattatgtgttctttgatgtttaatggtgaaatatgaatatttgatgttagattttcatattttataaagtgatttttgataaaaatacaaattaaggattaaattgtgaattattgaaattatatggTTAAAAGTGTGATTATTTGGAAACTGTGGGCTGCTAAGGCAATAAGAAGAATTCAACTAAGCATGGTAGGatgaaattgtatgaaattgtgattttatgtgataaggaccaaattgcaaaaatgtgaaataatagggcaaaagtgtaattttgccaaaatgtgtaaattgtgttaaattgaatgaattaatgattaaataagtaaatttttttattatatagattgagaaaaatgtgattcggattgagaaaaatgtgattcagatctagaacgggggaaaataaagtatcggattagtcgacctaattcaTCATTACAgcgaacgaggtaagtttgtatgctaataaatgttgttaaattatgctataaatttatcattattgttgaattgaattataatgcTGATTGGAAATGAGTACAAGCACAATCGACAGAGTTATGATGTTCGGAAGTCCCATATGAGCCTTAAGAATAGCTTAGGAtctaaatgtcatgacattaggattactgGGATAtgagattcgtgtaagaccatatctaggacattggcatcataatGAGATTCGTGTAagtccatgtctgggacattggcatcgatatgagattcgtgtaagaccatagctgggctattggcatcgatatactataacatgtaagaccatatctgggatatggcattgtatgagttataTGAGATTTCCAAGTATCCATAgcgattccgaatggttcaacgggcatagtcaAAATGAGAACGAAAGTACAATCAAATTAAGTGTAACAGGTACGTACAAAACCTATATGAGAATCGAATGGAGGTAATTTGGTGAGTTCTTAGTGTATCATGTgtatgaaatgagaaagatttatgtataagtatgttttatgccaaaaatgtgtttatttggctataatgaagtatgaattgaatgatgtgtgagagatgagttatagatgttttaactaaatatacatatggcacatAGTGTGCGAAATACCATTATTTAATGATGTTACACATGATTCATCTTTACTAAATAAAATGTGGTTGATATTGGATTAAATGAAGTTATATATATTCACTTATGTACATGTAAATGTGAATGATTGGATAAGAATGTAATTGATCCACACAagcaaagaaataaataaacttgTAAAGCTTTGTTAATTCTGTGATTGGAATTATGGTATAAAGATGAAATCGaatgaatttatattataatatatgtaaaTGCTTAATATGTGCTTATTCAATAAGATAAGTTTAAtatcatacaagcttactaagctttatagcttactttgtgttatttttctatgttttatagtgattcagacGTTCGCTCAAGTTGGAAGTCGGTGAAGATCACATCGCACTATCCGGTTTTTGATTTCAGTATTTATACACTtgtgacttggttatatggcatgtataggcttgagtttttttttataaaggtttggtgatgtatttggccATTTTATATGGCTTATTAATGACTTATAATTGATGTGTAATTTGCCTTGTGTAATAGGATAATTTGGTATGGTTGGTAATGGTTCAAGATGATCATTTGGTTCATTGGTCTATGACAAGTATTTACTTATGAAAAGCATGAATTTGGAATTAATAAATGAATAGCTAATAGATGATTTACGAGTCAAGCTTTGTGTGTGATTTATggtaataaaaatacatattgaaATAAGTTGTATTGATAAGTATGATATGTTATGATTGAATAGGTGAGAAATGAGGAATGAATCATGCTAGTTGGTATGCGTTTGAATGTACAAATGGTATTGATTTGAGTATATGAATTCTTGATTTAGAAATGGCTTATAATGTGTgttgaaataaatattttggctgcctataaatgtatttgaaatggtaccattttgattgctaggtgtgcatgagaaaaggctggcaaattggctttgcaattagcctatttttgtccacacgggtagagacacgggcgtgtgtctcagccgtgtgcgatacacggtcatgttacacggtcgtgtgtcccttggggtagtcTTTTGTATTAactcagtataccctacaggtttggcacggcctagacacacgggcgtatctattggccatgtgtgacatacaggctggcacatgggcgtgtggcctgctgtgtgacccaagtcaataacccctccagatttcccacggccatggcataCAGGCGTGTCCTCAgccatgtggtgcaagtcagtatgtatgccctattttcacatggtctgtgacacgggcgtgtctagtggtCGTGTGAGGCATACGACCTGCTCATACGGACGTGTGACCCCTgagtgtttgaaaattttataagtttctcaaagtttgcatatgttattagtttagtcctgaatctcgtttaagcatgttttaaggtctcatagaaccttataagggacaatatgataaTGTTAGATtgatatttatgtgaaattgaatcatgtatgaaaaatgaatgatttatgttgtgattgattggtaatgcctcgtagccctattctggcgatggatacgggttaggggtgttacaccccctCCTTTTAATATATGCTTTTAAATCTACTATGTTATAAAATAGTCTGGGGGCCTTGTTTAACAACATTCATGTATACAGGAGTGCTCATCTTGTACACTTATTGCTGAAAACTTTGCAATGACATCGCCTCATATTTTGGCAGGACAAGGATTTAGCCGACTTTTGGTACTTATTGCAGTTTCTTTTGAATATTCAACTGTTTTATTCCTTTCTATCTTTATGATTTTATATATTCTAGCATTAACTaatattttcctatttatttttcaaattaatcaagAGCGATACTTATGGAAGCAACTAGCTCATAACAATTAAAGCATTCACTTGCACTTTGCAAGCAATTGAATCAAAGGTTGCCTGTTCTTTGTTGTTATCATATTTAGCAGTAAGTATTTAATAACGAAGTTACTTTTTAATAAAACCAAAACTTAAATGTCAAAATactaagtaaaaaattaaaagctaa carries:
- the LOC107904786 gene encoding cytochrome c, with amino-acid sequence MASFAQAPPGDSKSGEKIFKTKCAQCHTVEKAAGHKQGPNLNGLFGRQSGTAPGYSYSAANKSMAVIWGENTLYDYLLNPKKYIPGTKMVFPGLKKPQERADLIAYLKESTAS